The proteins below come from a single Streptomyces spongiicola genomic window:
- a CDS encoding nucleotide sugar dehydrogenase — translation MPADLAVIGLGHLGLPLAQAAAAAGIKTVGYDPDPRPAAELAAGRPPVSGSLSAPEIRRMLSGGFRPTTDPAELGRVRTAVICAPAPPGPDRRLDLSAVGAAARALAARLRPHTTVLLESPVEPGTTEGYLRPILEEGSGLRAGADFHLAYSPSRLDPGNRAHGQANTPQVIGGLTPACTESAATFYGRISDKVVRARGPREAEAVKLLETNFRHVNIALVNEMAVLCHDLGVDLWDVIRCAETKPFGFQAFRPGPGVGGHGHPVGTVGPHRSLRLVELAGQINERMPGYVVQRCATLLNEHGKSARAARVLLLGITYKPDLADRQGSPAPEIARRLLELGASVGYHDPYVTDWRVNDRPVPRADSLYEAAATADLTVLLQHHRTYDLQGLAVKAQIFLDTRGACPAGAAHRL, via the coding sequence ATGCCCGCAGATCTCGCCGTCATCGGACTCGGCCACCTCGGACTGCCCCTCGCCCAGGCCGCGGCAGCCGCGGGCATCAAGACCGTCGGCTACGACCCCGACCCCCGCCCCGCCGCCGAACTCGCCGCGGGACGCCCGCCCGTGAGCGGCTCCCTCAGCGCGCCGGAGATCCGCCGGATGCTCTCGGGGGGCTTCCGGCCCACCACCGACCCCGCCGAGCTGGGCCGGGTGCGCACCGCGGTGATCTGCGCACCGGCACCCCCCGGACCGGACCGCAGGCTCGACCTCTCGGCGGTCGGCGCGGCCGCCCGGGCGCTGGCCGCCCGGCTGCGCCCGCACACCACCGTGCTGCTCGAGTCCCCGGTCGAACCCGGCACCACGGAGGGCTATCTGCGGCCCATCCTGGAGGAGGGGTCCGGGCTGCGTGCGGGGGCCGACTTCCATCTCGCGTACTCCCCCAGCCGGCTCGACCCCGGCAACCGCGCCCACGGCCAGGCCAACACCCCCCAGGTGATCGGCGGCCTCACGCCGGCCTGCACCGAGTCGGCGGCGACCTTCTACGGCCGGATCAGCGACAAGGTGGTCCGCGCCCGCGGACCGCGCGAGGCAGAGGCCGTCAAGCTCCTGGAGACCAACTTCCGGCACGTCAACATCGCCCTGGTCAACGAGATGGCGGTGCTCTGCCACGACCTCGGCGTCGACCTCTGGGACGTCATCCGCTGCGCGGAGACCAAGCCGTTCGGGTTCCAGGCCTTCCGTCCCGGCCCGGGGGTGGGCGGGCACGGCCACCCCGTCGGCACGGTCGGGCCGCACCGATCCCTGCGGCTCGTGGAACTCGCTGGCCAGATCAACGAGCGCATGCCGGGCTACGTCGTCCAGCGCTGCGCGACCCTGCTGAACGAGCACGGCAAGTCGGCCCGCGCCGCCCGCGTCCTGCTGCTCGGCATCACCTACAAGCCGGACCTCGCCGACCGGCAGGGCTCCCCCGCCCCCGAGATCGCGCGCCGGCTGCTGGAGCTGGGCGCCTCGGTCGGGTACCACGACCCCTATGTGACGGACTGGCGCGTGAACGACCGCCCCGTACCCCGCGCCGACTCCCTGTACGAAGCCGCGGCCACCGCGGACCTCACCGTGCTGCTCCAGCACCACCGCACGTACGACCTGCAGGGCCTGGCGGTCAAGGCCCAGATCTTCCTGGACACCAGGGGGGCCTGTCCGGCGGGCGCGGCGCACCGCCTGTGA
- a CDS encoding glycerol-3-phosphate dehydrogenase/oxidase: MRTATMGPAQRAEALAAMAERELDVLVVGGGVVGAGTALDAVTRGLSTAIVEARDWASGTSSRSSKLIHGGLRYLEMLDFALVREALKERGLLLERIAPHLVKPVPFLYPLRHRGWERVYAGAGVALYDAMSVSSGHGRGLPVHRHLTRGQALRAAPCLRKDALVGALQYYDAQMDDARYVANLVRTAAAYGALAAGRAPVLGFLREGERVVGARVRDVETGEEYEIRAKQVVNATGVWTDDTQAMIGERGQFHVRASKGIHLVVPKDRIHSATGLILRTEKSVLFVIPWGRHWIVGTTDTEWDLDKAHPAASSADIDYLLAQVNSVLAVPLTRDDVEGVYAGLRPLLAGESEATSKLSREHTVAHPVPGLVVVAGGKYTTYRVMAKDAVDEAVHGLDRRVAECVTEDVPLLGAEGYRALWNARAGIAQRSGLHVARVEHLLNRYGSMTEELLELVTADPGLGRPLTGADDYLRAEVVYAASHEGARHLDDVLTRRTRISIETFDRGVRSARECAELMAPVLGWDKGQIEKEVEHYEKRVEAERESQLQPDDLTADAARLGAPDIVPI, encoded by the coding sequence GTGAGGACAGCGACGATGGGGCCGGCGCAGCGCGCCGAGGCCCTGGCCGCGATGGCGGAGCGCGAACTGGACGTGCTGGTGGTCGGCGGCGGGGTGGTCGGTGCGGGGACCGCGCTGGACGCGGTCACGCGGGGACTGTCCACCGCGATCGTCGAGGCGCGTGACTGGGCGTCGGGCACCTCCAGCAGATCCAGCAAGCTGATCCACGGCGGGCTGCGCTATCTGGAGATGCTGGACTTCGCGCTCGTGCGCGAGGCGCTCAAGGAGCGGGGACTGCTGCTGGAGCGGATCGCCCCGCACCTGGTGAAGCCCGTGCCCTTCCTCTACCCGCTCCGGCACCGGGGCTGGGAGCGGGTCTACGCCGGAGCAGGCGTCGCGCTGTACGACGCCATGTCGGTGTCCTCGGGCCACGGCCGCGGCCTGCCGGTGCACCGCCATCTCACCCGCGGACAGGCCCTGCGGGCGGCCCCGTGCCTGCGGAAGGACGCCCTGGTCGGCGCACTGCAGTACTACGACGCCCAGATGGACGACGCCCGTTACGTGGCGAACCTGGTGCGCACCGCCGCCGCGTACGGCGCGCTGGCCGCCGGCCGGGCACCCGTCCTCGGCTTCCTGCGCGAGGGGGAGCGGGTCGTCGGAGCCCGGGTCAGGGACGTCGAGACGGGCGAGGAGTACGAGATCCGGGCGAAGCAGGTGGTGAACGCGACGGGAGTGTGGACCGACGACACCCAGGCCATGATCGGCGAGCGCGGGCAGTTCCACGTCCGGGCCTCCAAGGGCATTCACCTCGTGGTGCCCAAGGACCGGATCCACTCGGCCACCGGACTGATCCTGCGCACCGAGAAGTCCGTCCTCTTCGTCATCCCGTGGGGCCGGCACTGGATCGTCGGCACCACGGACACCGAGTGGGACCTGGACAAGGCGCACCCGGCCGCCTCCAGCGCCGACATCGACTACCTGCTGGCGCAGGTGAATTCGGTGCTCGCCGTCCCGCTCACCCGTGACGACGTCGAGGGCGTGTACGCGGGGCTGCGCCCGCTGCTCGCCGGGGAGTCGGAGGCGACCAGCAAGCTCAGCCGCGAGCACACGGTGGCGCATCCGGTGCCCGGTCTGGTCGTCGTGGCCGGCGGCAAGTACACGACGTACCGCGTCATGGCGAAGGACGCGGTGGACGAGGCGGTGCACGGGCTGGACCGCCGGGTCGCGGAGTGTGTCACGGAGGACGTGCCGCTGCTGGGAGCCGAGGGATACCGCGCCCTGTGGAACGCGAGGGCGGGGATCGCGCAGAGGTCTGGCCTCCATGTCGCCCGGGTCGAGCACCTGCTGAACCGGTACGGGTCCATGACCGAGGAACTGCTGGAACTCGTCACGGCCGATCCCGGCCTCGGCCGCCCGCTGACCGGGGCGGACGACTACCTGCGGGCCGAAGTCGTCTATGCCGCCTCCCACGAGGGCGCACGGCACCTCGACGACGTGCTCACCCGGCGGACCCGCATATCCATCGAGACGTTCGACCGCGGCGTGCGCAGCGCCCGGGAGTGCGCCGAACTGATGGCCCCGGTGCTGGGCTGGGACAAGGGGCAGATCGAGAAGGAAGTGGAGCACTACGAGAAGCGGGTGGAGGCCGAGCGCGAATCGCAGTTGCAGCCCGACGACCTGACGGCGGACGCGGCGAGGCTGGGCGCGCCGGACATCGTCCCGATCTAG
- a CDS encoding serine/threonine protein kinase, producing the protein MSEAKRDTAPEPLRDTRREGDRAIGADTTAGSAGGRAERSDAGSGSGGGGPYGTADRDGARDTAPEHPRGTPTGAARRDGGAGAVRASASGDAGPGTAGAPVRSGSGGANAPLDGGGTRAKPAAGQADLMKDGGSQSAGRSPESGAGAPVAGAESGPAAERADLAGPAADDRGSRPAAGEGASRGTSRDAGTDGAAAGSPFGPAGTGPAGSGAASAADRAGQGPAGKAAGRAAAGRGEPKTAAAKPGSAAGPRAAQTAADPVRRAPTTEGRLLAGRYRLGGVLGRGGMGTVWRADDETLGRTVAVKELRFPNSIDDDEKRRLITRTLREAKAIARIRNTGAVTVYDVVDEDDRPWIVMELIEGKSLAEAIREDGVLTPRRAAEVGLAVLDVLRSAHREGILHRDVKPSNVLISSDGRVVLTDFGIAQVEGDPSITSTGMLVGAPSYISPERARGHKPGPAADLWSLGGLLYASVEGCPPYDKGSAIATLTAVMTEPLDPPKNAGPLEEVVYGLLAKDPAQRLDDAGARALLRGVVDTPEHPAEPAPSPEATRVVALPPALPPTAPEPPVPARERAREAADVAAERFRGALRSVRIAAKSEAGEPAGRDGAAGPSATPAATRTTPARASLTDVVPRRRLVVVAVVAVLAVLSVVLVAALGGDGDESGQSSPKSDTASAGAAAGGDARGEDGEDGSGRGDGGEGSEAGKADGGATGDGRATGEAGKDGAGEDAAGEDGGGTGEAQPSAGTGSGAPAGGALPAGYATVANDQFHFTMAMPKSFRRTGTAGVNSGAIFSADGGFPRVQVDFTDSPKDDAAAAWNAARPAVSGSSDGYKHLGIKSVEYKGYPTVADWSFERNQNGERVRVLNRGFKVDAGRGYSIMISCAASEWEGAECRTLRDTAFATFAPKG; encoded by the coding sequence ATGTCTGAGGCGAAGCGGGACACGGCACCGGAACCCCTTCGGGACACGCGGCGGGAGGGCGACCGCGCCATCGGCGCGGACACCACGGCGGGTTCGGCCGGGGGGCGGGCCGAGCGCTCGGATGCGGGCTCCGGGTCCGGTGGCGGTGGTCCGTACGGGACCGCCGACCGGGACGGCGCGCGGGACACGGCACCGGAACACCCGCGCGGCACGCCCACCGGCGCCGCCCGTCGCGACGGCGGCGCCGGGGCGGTGCGCGCCTCCGCGTCGGGAGACGCCGGGCCGGGCACCGCGGGTGCCCCGGTCCGGTCCGGCTCCGGTGGCGCGAACGCGCCCCTGGACGGCGGCGGTACGCGTGCGAAGCCCGCGGCCGGGCAGGCGGACCTGATGAAGGACGGTGGTTCTCAGAGCGCGGGCAGGAGTCCCGAATCCGGTGCCGGCGCTCCGGTGGCCGGCGCGGAATCCGGGCCGGCGGCGGAGCGCGCCGACCTCGCGGGGCCCGCGGCGGACGATCGGGGCAGCCGTCCGGCGGCCGGGGAAGGCGCTTCGCGGGGCACGTCCCGCGACGCCGGTACGGACGGCGCGGCCGCCGGCTCCCCGTTCGGCCCGGCGGGGACCGGCCCGGCCGGGTCCGGTGCCGCGAGCGCCGCTGACAGGGCCGGGCAGGGACCCGCGGGGAAGGCGGCGGGCCGGGCGGCTGCCGGACGGGGCGAGCCGAAGACGGCTGCCGCGAAGCCCGGTTCGGCCGCCGGGCCGCGTGCCGCGCAGACCGCGGCGGACCCGGTGCGCCGCGCCCCGACCACCGAAGGGCGGCTGCTGGCCGGCCGCTACCGGCTCGGCGGAGTGCTCGGACGCGGTGGCATGGGCACCGTCTGGCGCGCCGACGACGAGACCCTCGGCCGCACGGTCGCCGTGAAGGAACTGCGCTTCCCCAACAGCATCGACGACGACGAGAAGCGCCGCCTCATCACCCGTACGCTGCGCGAGGCGAAGGCCATCGCCCGGATCCGCAACACCGGGGCCGTGACGGTCTACGACGTCGTCGACGAGGACGACCGCCCGTGGATCGTGATGGAGCTCATCGAGGGCAAGTCGCTCGCGGAGGCCATCCGCGAGGACGGCGTCCTGACGCCCCGGCGGGCCGCCGAGGTCGGACTCGCCGTCCTGGACGTCCTCCGCTCCGCGCACCGGGAAGGCATCCTGCACCGTGACGTGAAGCCGTCCAACGTCCTCATCTCGTCCGACGGCCGGGTCGTGCTCACCGACTTCGGCATCGCCCAGGTCGAGGGCGACCCGTCGATCACCTCCACCGGCATGCTCGTGGGCGCGCCCTCCTACATCTCGCCGGAGCGCGCCCGGGGCCACAAACCCGGTCCGGCCGCCGACCTCTGGTCGCTGGGCGGGCTGCTCTACGCGAGCGTGGAGGGCTGCCCCCCGTACGACAAGGGTTCGGCCATCGCGACGCTGACCGCCGTGATGACCGAGCCGCTCGATCCGCCGAAGAACGCCGGGCCGCTCGAGGAGGTCGTCTACGGCCTGCTGGCCAAGGACCCGGCGCAGCGACTCGACGACGCGGGCGCCCGCGCGCTGCTGCGCGGTGTGGTCGACACCCCGGAGCACCCGGCGGAGCCGGCCCCCTCACCGGAGGCGACCCGGGTCGTCGCCCTGCCTCCCGCCCTGCCCCCCACCGCGCCGGAGCCGCCCGTACCCGCCAGGGAGCGGGCCAGGGAGGCCGCGGACGTGGCGGCCGAGCGGTTCCGCGGAGCGCTGCGCTCCGTGCGGATCGCGGCGAAGTCCGAGGCGGGTGAGCCGGCGGGCAGGGACGGCGCCGCCGGCCCCTCGGCAACGCCCGCGGCCACCCGGACGACCCCCGCTCGGGCGTCGCTCACCGACGTGGTGCCGCGGCGCCGGCTGGTGGTCGTCGCGGTGGTCGCCGTGCTCGCGGTGCTGTCGGTCGTACTCGTCGCCGCGCTGGGTGGGGACGGTGACGAGAGCGGGCAGAGCAGCCCGAAGAGCGACACCGCCTCCGCCGGGGCCGCCGCGGGCGGTGACGCCCGGGGTGAGGACGGCGAGGACGGAAGCGGCCGGGGCGACGGCGGCGAGGGGAGCGAGGCCGGCAAGGCCGACGGCGGGGCCACCGGTGACGGCAGGGCCACGGGCGAGGCCGGCAAGGACGGTGCGGGCGAGGACGCTGCGGGCGAGGACGGCGGAGGCACGGGTGAGGCGCAGCCGTCCGCCGGTACGGGCTCCGGAGCCCCCGCCGGCGGCGCGCTCCCCGCCGGGTACGCGACGGTGGCGAACGATCAGTTCCACTTCACCATGGCGATGCCGAAGTCCTTCCGCCGCACGGGCACCGCGGGCGTGAACTCGGGCGCGATCTTCAGCGCGGACGGCGGTTTCCCGCGCGTCCAGGTGGACTTCACCGACAGTCCCAAGGACGATGCCGCGGCGGCCTGGAACGCCGCGCGGCCCGCGGTGAGCGGCAGCAGTGACGGCTACAAGCACCTCGGTATCAAGTCCGTCGAGTACAAGGGCTATCCGACGGTCGCCGACTGGAGCTTCGAGCGCAACCAGAACGGTGAGCGGGTCCGGGTGCTCAACCGCGGCTTCAAGGTCGACGCGGGACGCGGCTACTCGATCATGATCAGTTGTGCCGCGAGCGAGTGGGAGGGCGCGGAGTGCCGCACGCTCCGGGACACGGCCTTCGCCACGTTCGCCCCGAAGGGCTGA
- a CDS encoding protein kinase yields MDDYAGRVLADRYRLPLPPSDEYELVETRAFDTYSGQEVLVRQVPLPEVVDAEVLDDQGGTALTSPRRAAGRTTRRPTDPAVRRAVEAAQAAAQIPDHPRLDQVFDVFAEDGSLWIVSELVTARPLAALLAERPLNPYRAAEIGADVLTALRALHAHGWTHRNITVRTVLVCDDGRVVLTGLASGAAEEALCGYAPVPEPEAGFEEAETVEPPHGPHHGPSYGSSPGSSLGSSPGSSLGSSYGSSPGSSYGPSYEPGHEPSYQRPRSAGQLPPGPGGPDPQGPAAPAAEQHRTPPRQERLLAPASPPGLEPGPVLPDRGAGDRYIPPAYGPGFGGGQGDARAARAGAIAAYRAGARAAARLSEENRQRPVSGGGGQDGASAAAAETGEGGRGAALPGAVPPRALPGAGEAAPTADRPGGGDPGRHGRDSWTEDRGRGYGRSGLGGRSAQPTAGGTDGIGRLHHPGVPDERDLPDEPDGWDEWDERGARGVPQGPGTPAGAVVPPSGPGSALPAPRDALPAPQWWSRPGSSDEAEDVGGPNGPGVPNRVGVPNGPGGPNRAGAADERGDQGGGGDRDGDPDGGGGFLHGEPSRDTPGGPRRARLAGVWHDGPGSAADGSAPVTAGGTAPYGGSARDALRADARRDTDAYADARPALRGGRWDEVVAAGAPPAAYRGPTTPLAAERARQTRIAVVGAVTERWAPEQAGPVHENWQLAPPIGPATDLWALGALLYRAVQGHAPYPEENAAELVQLVCAEPPAFAEECGPLRPVVESLLRQDPTERPDFEELRGWLRSLVRSAPEPEAGTEVVPLPSVDGTRLPVVRRRGELVRRRGGSAELRGRHRHRKAGEPRERREPRERRERRERPQRSPRSLGRTLLVLILLALAAAVAYAMLFLPRTGSGSTSSSAPVSASSAPASASSAPVSVSSPVPDGPGAPGGAAADPSPGGTRPQTSAPAVDLAEGYAVRVDPEGFRIGVDKSWQRRPVNDSGQVRYIGGDFTLIVVPGRDSVGENGSDPMAYQRDRERELQPFRDSSWSTASGLRRIDVGKQAMAEGQFTWQDSTGREVYVRNLAMIVGDRYHVLQVIGPEGQRDKVTEIYQQATTAYRAAG; encoded by the coding sequence GTGGACGACTACGCGGGAAGGGTGCTGGCCGACCGCTACCGGCTTCCCCTGCCGCCCTCCGACGAGTACGAACTCGTCGAGACGCGCGCCTTCGACACCTACAGCGGACAGGAAGTCCTGGTCCGGCAGGTTCCGTTGCCGGAGGTCGTCGATGCGGAGGTGCTGGACGACCAGGGCGGCACCGCCCTCACCTCACCACGCCGGGCCGCGGGGCGCACCACGCGCCGGCCGACCGATCCGGCGGTGCGGCGGGCCGTCGAGGCCGCGCAGGCCGCCGCGCAGATCCCCGACCATCCACGGCTCGACCAGGTCTTCGACGTGTTCGCCGAGGACGGGTCGCTGTGGATAGTCAGCGAGCTGGTCACCGCACGGCCGCTGGCCGCGCTGCTCGCGGAGAGGCCGCTGAACCCCTACCGGGCGGCGGAGATAGGCGCGGACGTGCTCACGGCGCTGCGCGCCCTCCACGCGCACGGCTGGACCCACCGGAACATCACCGTCCGCACGGTCCTCGTGTGCGACGACGGCCGGGTGGTGCTGACCGGCCTCGCGTCGGGCGCCGCGGAGGAGGCCCTCTGCGGCTACGCGCCGGTTCCGGAACCCGAGGCGGGGTTCGAGGAGGCCGAGACGGTGGAACCGCCGCACGGCCCTCACCACGGGCCGTCGTACGGGTCTTCCCCCGGGTCTTCCCTCGGGTCTTCCCCCGGGTCTTCCCTGGGTTCGTCGTACGGGTCTTCCCCCGGTTCGTCGTACGGGCCGTCCTACGAGCCCGGTCACGAGCCGTCGTACCAGCGGCCTCGTTCGGCCGGGCAGCTCCCGCCGGGCCCCGGTGGACCGGATCCCCAGGGCCCGGCAGCCCCCGCGGCCGAGCAGCACCGGACGCCGCCCCGTCAGGAGCGGCTCCTCGCGCCCGCGTCCCCGCCCGGCCTCGAGCCCGGACCGGTCCTCCCCGACCGCGGTGCCGGAGACCGGTACATCCCGCCCGCCTACGGCCCCGGGTTCGGCGGCGGCCAGGGCGACGCGCGCGCCGCGCGGGCCGGTGCCATCGCCGCCTACCGGGCGGGTGCCCGCGCCGCCGCCCGGCTCAGCGAGGAGAACCGGCAGCGGCCGGTCAGCGGCGGGGGCGGGCAGGACGGGGCCTCCGCCGCTGCCGCGGAGACCGGCGAGGGCGGCCGGGGAGCCGCCCTCCCCGGTGCCGTCCCGCCGCGCGCCCTGCCCGGCGCCGGTGAAGCCGCTCCCACGGCTGACCGCCCCGGCGGTGGCGACCCGGGCCGTCACGGTCGCGATTCCTGGACCGAAGACCGCGGCCGCGGATACGGCCGGAGCGGCCTGGGCGGCCGGTCAGCCCAGCCGACCGCGGGTGGGACGGACGGCATCGGGCGGCTCCACCACCCCGGAGTGCCGGACGAGCGGGACCTGCCGGACGAGCCGGACGGGTGGGACGAGTGGGATGAGCGGGGCGCGCGGGGCGTGCCGCAAGGCCCGGGAACCCCGGCCGGAGCCGTCGTGCCCCCGTCCGGACCCGGTTCCGCGCTCCCCGCCCCGCGCGACGCGCTGCCCGCTCCGCAGTGGTGGTCCCGGCCGGGGTCCTCCGACGAAGCCGAGGACGTCGGCGGACCGAACGGACCCGGCGTACCGAACCGAGTCGGCGTACCGAACGGACCCGGCGGACCGAACCGGGCCGGCGCCGCGGACGAGCGCGGCGACCAGGGTGGCGGTGGCGACCGGGATGGCGACCCGGATGGCGGTGGCGGCTTCCTCCACGGCGAACCGTCCCGGGATACGCCCGGCGGTCCCCGGCGGGCCCGGCTCGCAGGCGTCTGGCACGACGGTCCCGGCTCCGCCGCCGACGGGTCGGCTCCGGTCACGGCCGGCGGTACCGCCCCGTACGGGGGCAGCGCCCGCGACGCACTGCGCGCCGACGCCCGGCGGGATACCGATGCGTACGCCGATGCCCGGCCCGCCCTCCGCGGCGGCCGCTGGGACGAGGTCGTCGCCGCCGGAGCGCCCCCGGCGGCCTACCGCGGCCCCACCACACCCCTCGCCGCCGAGCGCGCCAGGCAGACCCGGATCGCCGTCGTCGGCGCGGTCACCGAGCGCTGGGCACCCGAGCAGGCGGGCCCCGTCCACGAGAACTGGCAACTGGCTCCGCCCATCGGCCCGGCAACCGACCTGTGGGCCCTCGGCGCCCTGCTCTACCGCGCGGTGCAGGGCCATGCCCCGTATCCGGAGGAGAACGCGGCCGAGCTGGTGCAGCTCGTCTGCGCCGAGCCCCCGGCGTTCGCCGAGGAGTGCGGTCCGCTGCGTCCGGTCGTGGAGTCGCTGCTGCGCCAGGACCCGACCGAGCGGCCGGACTTCGAGGAGCTGCGGGGCTGGCTCCGGTCGCTCGTCCGCTCGGCCCCGGAGCCTGAAGCGGGCACCGAGGTGGTACCGCTTCCCTCCGTCGACGGCACCCGTCTCCCCGTCGTGCGGCGCAGGGGGGAACTGGTCCGCAGGCGCGGCGGCTCGGCCGAACTCCGCGGCCGGCACCGCCACCGGAAGGCAGGAGAGCCCCGTGAGCGCCGTGAGCCCCGAGAGCGCCGGGAGCGCCGGGAGCGGCCGCAGCGCAGCCCGCGCTCGCTGGGACGGACTCTCCTCGTCCTGATCCTGCTCGCCCTCGCCGCCGCCGTCGCCTACGCGATGCTGTTCCTGCCCAGGACCGGCTCCGGATCCACGTCCTCGTCCGCGCCGGTCTCGGCCTCGTCCGCGCCGGCCTCGGCGTCGTCCGCACCCGTCTCGGTCTCGTCCCCGGTGCCGGACGGGCCGGGTGCTCCCGGCGGTGCGGCCGCCGACCCGTCACCGGGCGGGACCCGGCCGCAGACCTCGGCGCCCGCCGTGGACCTGGCCGAGGGCTACGCCGTCCGGGTGGACCCCGAGGGCTTCCGGATCGGCGTCGACAAGTCCTGGCAGCGCAGACCCGTCAACGACAGCGGGCAGGTCCGCTACATCGGCGGGGACTTCACGCTCATCGTCGTCCCCGGCCGGGACTCCGTCGGGGAGAACGGCTCGGACCCGATGGCCTACCAGCGCGACAGGGAGCGCGAACTCCAGCCCTTCCGGGACTCCTCCTGGTCCACCGCCTCCGGACTGCGCCGGATCGACGTGGGCAAACAGGCCATGGCGGAGGGCCAGTTCACCTGGCAGGACAGCACCGGACGCGAGGTGTACGTACGCAATCTCGCCATGATCGTCGGCGACAGGTACCACGTGCTTCAGGTGATCGGTCCCGAGGGCCAGCGGGACAAGGTCACCGAGATCTACCAGCAGGCCACGACCGCCTACCGCGCGGCGGGTTGA
- a CDS encoding succinic semialdehyde dehydrogenase, producing MTDSQAPAARHTGALGTNPTAAAPAGARTAADVVTPEVVAQLTRGVVGSGRTANHTPFTGEKLADLPESTPEDVAEAFARARAAQALWAATSPRARAAVLLRFHDLVLERQAEVLDLIQLETGKARLHAHEEVLAVAVAARHYGRKAPSYLRPRRHTGVVPVLTKTTELRQPRGVVGQIAPWNYPLELSVGDALPAFVSGNAVVMKPDTETALTALWARDLLVEAGLPAGVFQVVLGDGPVVGPEVVRHADYVSFTGSTRTGREVAQGAAARLVGVSLELGGKNAMLVLHDADVDRAAAGAVRACFSSAGQLCISIERLYVHESVADAFVERFAARTKAMRLGSALAYGADMGSLVGERQLETVKRHVDEAVAKGATLVAGGVHRTDVGPLFYEPTILDGVEAPMSVCTEETFGPVVSLYRFTDEDAVIEQANATPYGLNSSVWTRDGRRGHAVATRLRTGTVNINEGYAPAYGSVQSPMGGMKDSGLSRRHGSEGILKYTEAQTVAQQRLIPLAPSFGMDDERYAALMSTSLKVMKTLRLR from the coding sequence ATGACGGACTCGCAGGCCCCCGCCGCCCGGCACACCGGCGCCCTCGGCACCAACCCCACCGCGGCCGCCCCGGCCGGCGCGCGCACCGCCGCCGACGTGGTCACGCCCGAGGTGGTCGCCCAGCTCACCCGGGGCGTCGTCGGCTCCGGCCGTACCGCCAACCACACCCCGTTCACGGGGGAGAAGCTGGCGGACCTGCCCGAGTCCACCCCCGAGGACGTCGCCGAGGCGTTCGCCCGCGCCCGGGCCGCCCAGGCCCTCTGGGCCGCGACCTCCCCGCGCGCCCGCGCCGCCGTGCTGCTGCGCTTCCACGACCTGGTCCTCGAACGCCAGGCCGAGGTACTCGATCTCATCCAGCTCGAGACGGGAAAGGCCAGGCTGCACGCCCACGAGGAGGTCCTGGCCGTCGCCGTCGCCGCCCGCCACTACGGCCGGAAGGCACCCTCGTATCTGAGGCCCAGGCGGCACACCGGCGTGGTTCCCGTCCTCACCAAGACCACCGAGCTGCGCCAGCCGCGGGGAGTCGTGGGCCAGATCGCCCCTTGGAACTACCCGCTGGAGCTGTCGGTCGGCGACGCCCTCCCCGCCTTCGTCTCCGGCAACGCCGTCGTGATGAAGCCCGACACCGAAACCGCGCTGACCGCGCTCTGGGCCCGTGACCTGCTCGTCGAGGCGGGGCTCCCGGCGGGCGTCTTCCAGGTCGTCCTCGGCGACGGCCCGGTCGTCGGCCCCGAGGTCGTACGGCACGCCGACTACGTCTCGTTCACGGGCTCCACCCGCACCGGCCGCGAGGTCGCCCAGGGCGCAGCCGCCCGTCTCGTCGGCGTCTCCCTCGAACTCGGCGGGAAGAACGCCATGCTGGTGCTGCACGACGCCGATGTCGACAGGGCCGCGGCCGGCGCCGTCCGGGCCTGCTTCTCGTCCGCCGGGCAGCTCTGCATCTCCATCGAGCGGCTGTATGTGCACGAGTCGGTCGCCGACGCGTTCGTGGAGCGCTTCGCGGCCCGCACGAAGGCCATGCGCCTGGGCAGCGCCCTCGCCTACGGCGCCGACATGGGTTCCCTGGTGGGCGAGCGTCAGCTGGAGACGGTGAAGCGGCACGTGGACGAAGCCGTCGCCAAGGGCGCCACACTCGTCGCGGGAGGCGTCCACCGCACCGACGTCGGCCCGCTGTTCTACGAGCCGACCATCCTCGACGGGGTGGAGGCGCCGATGTCGGTCTGCACCGAGGAGACCTTCGGACCGGTCGTGTCCCTCTACCGGTTCACCGACGAGGACGCCGTCATCGAGCAGGCCAACGCCACCCCGTACGGCCTCAACTCCAGCGTCTGGACCAGGGACGGCAGGCGCGGCCACGCGGTCGCCACCCGGCTGCGCACCGGCACCGTCAACATCAACGAGGGATACGCCCCCGCCTACGGCAGCGTGCAGTCGCCGATGGGCGGTATGAAGGACTCCGGGCTGAGCAGGCGGCACGGCTCCGAGGGCATCCTCAAGTACACCGAGGCCCAGACCGTGGCACAGCAGCGGTTGATCCCGCTCGCCCCGTCCTTCGGTATGGACGACGAGAGGTACGCGGCGCTCATGAGCACGTCCCTGAAGGTGATGAAGACCCTGCGGCTGCGCTAG